The Bacteroidota bacterium genome window below encodes:
- the gldM gene encoding gliding motility protein GldM, with translation MASGKETPRQKMIGMMYLVLTALLALNVSKEILNAFVVVNESLGKTTGNFTVRNDKLYADFDLAKSIDPIRVTPNWKKAEEVKKQSKALDEYITKLKKEIVMKTEGIEASVADTLQLAFVKNKDDNTITTHLMIGESEDGSRGYSRELKNKLLTYKSLLTSFIDPKDKNKVDIGMVIEDPKHSETNENWELYNFYDTPVAAAITILSKLQNDVKNAESVTVDYLLKQFDNDIVKFDTIAPKVIPQSNYVLLGEDYKADVFIAAFSKTQKPNVLAHEININDPAEADKHDTLPVSQGIGKYVSKTLREGIFKWGGTISLKSSSGKSITYPFQSEYVVARPAINVSADKMNVFYMGVENPITIAVPGIPNERITPSISTGNLKALGNGKYIVTGVNGKKAVISVTATLENGEKRNMGSIDYRVKPLPKPYPQCGSVANGGRMKLGELRVQEVLSAKYDPNFDFAAKCTIKSFKIIGYKSGQLFEFASNTNKFTPDMKNVFDRLNRNDKIFVTDIKALGGDNNIQPLNEMMIQLY, from the coding sequence ATGGCTTCAGGAAAAGAAACCCCGCGCCAAAAAATGATCGGGATGATGTATTTGGTGCTCACCGCCCTGCTCGCTTTGAATGTATCGAAAGAAATACTTAATGCGTTCGTAGTTGTAAATGAAAGCCTCGGAAAAACAACAGGTAACTTTACTGTACGCAACGATAAACTTTACGCAGATTTCGACCTTGCCAAAAGCATAGACCCCATAAGGGTTACACCCAACTGGAAAAAAGCAGAAGAAGTAAAAAAGCAATCAAAGGCACTGGATGAATACATAACAAAATTGAAAAAAGAGATTGTTATGAAAACTGAAGGCATTGAAGCTTCTGTGGCCGATACGCTCCAACTGGCATTTGTGAAAAATAAGGACGATAATACCATTACCACTCACCTCATGATCGGTGAATCGGAAGACGGATCAAGAGGATACTCACGCGAACTTAAAAACAAATTACTCACTTATAAATCACTGCTGACATCTTTTATTGACCCAAAGGATAAAAACAAAGTAGATATTGGCATGGTGATCGAAGACCCTAAACATTCTGAAACAAATGAGAATTGGGAACTTTACAATTTTTATGATACGCCGGTGGCCGCAGCCATTACTATCCTTTCCAAATTGCAAAATGATGTAAAGAATGCTGAATCCGTCACCGTTGATTACCTGTTGAAACAATTCGACAATGACATTGTAAAATTCGACACCATTGCTCCAAAAGTGATTCCGCAAAGCAACTACGTTTTACTTGGTGAAGATTACAAAGCTGATGTATTCATCGCCGCCTTCAGCAAAACACAAAAGCCAAATGTGCTTGCGCACGAAATAAATATAAATGATCCGGCTGAAGCAGATAAGCATGACACCCTTCCCGTTAGTCAGGGTATTGGAAAATATGTAAGCAAAACATTGCGTGAAGGAATTTTCAAATGGGGTGGCACCATCTCACTGAAATCATCCAGCGGCAAAAGCATTACTTACCCCTTTCAATCGGAATATGTAGTAGCCCGACCCGCCATCAATGTTTCGGCGGACAAAATGAATGTGTTTTACATGGGGGTTGAAAACCCTATTACCATAGCAGTTCCGGGAATTCCGAATGAACGTATTACTCCCAGCATTAGCACTGGCAATTTAAAAGCTTTGGGTAATGGCAAATACATAGTTACAGGTGTAAACGGAAAAAAAGCTGTTATTTCTGTTACTGCGACACTCGAAAACGGCGAAAAGCGGAATATGGGAAGTATTGATTATAGGGTAAAACCTTTACCTAAACCTTATCCACAATGTGGCAGCGTGGCAAATGGAGGAAGGATGAAACTGGGAGAATTACGTGTACAGGAAGTCTTAAGCGCCAAATATGATCCTAATTTTGATTTTGCCGCTAAATGCACGATTAAATCATTCAAAATAATTGGTTACAAGTCGGGGCAACTATTTGAATTCGCATCAAACACAAATAAATTTACCCCGGATATGAAAAATGTTTTTGATAGACTGAATAGGAATGATAAAATTTTCGTCACTGATATTAAAGCTTTGGGAGGTGATAATAATATACAGCCGTTAAATGAAATGATGATTCAGTTATATTAG
- a CDS encoding acetyl-CoA carboxylase carboxyltransferase subunit alpha, with protein sequence MTYLDFEKPIAELIEQQEKMKQAAAKSGVDISKTLQELDKKIVEQRTEVYKNLTPWQRVQASRHPERPYTLAYIEAITEGNFIELHGDRTVKDDKAMVGGFGSVNGQTVMFIGQQKGTNTKTRQYRNFGMPNPEGYRKALRLMKMAEKFNKPVVTFIDTPGAYPGLEAEERGQGEAIARNLFEMSKLRVPIICIIIGEGASGGALGIGVGDRVLMLENTWYSVISPESCSSILWRSWDFKEKAAIGLKLTADDMMGQKLIDGIIREPIGGAHTSPAEMFSIVKTEILKHIADLKQMKPDERIKQRIDKFCSMGVVVEG encoded by the coding sequence ATGACATATCTTGATTTTGAAAAGCCAATAGCTGAACTCATAGAACAACAGGAGAAAATGAAACAAGCGGCGGCTAAAAGTGGGGTTGATATTTCCAAAACTTTACAGGAACTCGATAAAAAAATTGTTGAGCAGCGTACTGAAGTATATAAGAATCTTACCCCCTGGCAAAGAGTACAGGCATCACGCCATCCTGAAAGGCCTTATACTTTAGCCTATATCGAAGCTATCACAGAAGGCAATTTCATTGAATTGCATGGCGACCGAACAGTAAAAGATGATAAGGCCATGGTGGGCGGTTTCGGTTCTGTTAACGGACAAACAGTTATGTTCATTGGTCAGCAAAAAGGAACCAATACCAAAACACGTCAATATCGCAATTTTGGAATGCCAAATCCTGAAGGTTATCGTAAAGCTTTGCGGCTGATGAAAATGGCCGAAAAATTCAATAAGCCTGTTGTTACTTTTATTGATACCCCCGGAGCATATCCCGGATTGGAGGCTGAAGAGCGGGGACAGGGAGAAGCTATTGCCCGAAACCTGTTTGAAATGTCAAAATTGCGGGTACCTATCATTTGTATCATTATCGGGGAAGGTGCTTCGGGCGGAGCCCTTGGCATTGGAGTTGGCGACCGGGTACTGATGCTTGAAAACACCTGGTATTCAGTTATATCACCTGAATCGTGTTCCTCAATACTTTGGCGCAGTTGGGACTTTAAAGAAAAGGCCGCGATAGGCCTTAAACTTACCGCCGATGATATGATGGGCCAGAAACTTATTGATGGGATCATCCGTGAGCCTATTGGCGGGGCACATACCTCCCCTGCAGAAATGTTCTCTATTGTTAAAACCGAAATTCTAAAACATATCGCCGACCTGAAACAAATGAAACCCGATGAACGGATCAAGCAGCGGATAGATAAATTCTGCTCTATGGGCGTGGTAGTTGAAGGCTAG
- a CDS encoding sigma-70 family RNA polymerase sigma factor, with protein MNTEDKGHQQAAKYHQTAADIEQELRQVNAAKLDPAQFQPLYDKYYKPIYIFIFRRTGNEDFTSDLASQVFLRALINIKKYEHRGLPFSAWLFRIAFNEINMFFRKTNAQRVISIDTTKINSIAVEAELESTAETDKLLMDCIAELPDDAVQIIELRYFESRSFNEVARLLGISESNAKVKVYRILDKLKQIILKKKK; from the coding sequence ATGAATACAGAAGACAAAGGTCATCAACAGGCGGCAAAATACCATCAAACTGCCGCCGATATTGAGCAGGAACTCAGACAGGTAAATGCTGCAAAACTTGATCCTGCGCAGTTTCAACCTTTGTACGATAAATATTATAAACCCATCTATATATTTATTTTCAGGAGGACCGGTAACGAGGACTTTACTTCCGATCTTGCTTCACAGGTATTCCTCCGGGCGCTCATCAACATAAAAAAATATGAGCACAGGGGCCTGCCTTTTTCTGCATGGCTATTCAGAATCGCGTTCAACGAAATAAATATGTTTTTCAGGAAGACCAATGCACAACGCGTGATAAGTATTGATACAACAAAAATAAATTCCATTGCTGTTGAAGCAGAACTCGAATCAACAGCCGAAACAGATAAACTGTTAATGGACTGCATAGCCGAATTACCGGACGATGCAGTGCAGATCATTGAATTGCGGTATTTTGAAAGCCGTTCATTCAATGAAGTGGCGCGATTATTGGGAATCAGCGAAAGTAATGCCAAAGTAAAAGTGTACAGGATTTTAGATAAACTTAAACAGATCATTCTGAAAAAGAAAAAGTAA
- a CDS encoding N-acetylmuramoyl-L-alanine amidase, giving the protein MIKKLCFAISIFSACIIQGQNNSSPQQYREKIKRYLDKENALDGYYAIDSTGISMYSSPENKAKHIFEYKVYWGEINWLKFLFGNFPFEEIIALLNEKKDNDMYDNASLPKKNMPADSSLKGLRIAIDPGHIANTIKQAKMEKKFIDMKADPKTGIKQDVQLIEAQLTFATAMLLKEQLEKAGATVMLTRNQPGENAFGVSFEQWMQSSLKAAIDSAIVNKDITEEEKQLFLTKSDTTAIFRKLFTNLETKERARKINSFLPDFTIIIHYNVDEKNTDWKKPTNKNFNMTFVGGSFMKDEMEKPLFRAEFLRFLLCDDLEKSVNFSSYFIKSFEKNLTVPTAKTADADYLKQYCLPTEKPGVFCRNLTLTRMVHGTVVYGETLYQDNAKELLLLSKNEITVNGIPTSKRVQQVANAYYEAVRNYVKNSR; this is encoded by the coding sequence ATGATTAAAAAACTATGTTTCGCCATTTCTATTTTCTCCGCCTGCATTATTCAGGGGCAAAATAATTCTTCACCCCAGCAATATCGTGAAAAGATCAAGCGCTACCTTGATAAAGAAAACGCGCTTGATGGATATTATGCAATTGACAGTACCGGTATCAGCATGTATAGTTCCCCCGAAAACAAGGCAAAACACATTTTCGAGTACAAAGTATATTGGGGTGAAATAAACTGGTTGAAGTTTTTATTCGGGAACTTTCCGTTTGAAGAGATCATTGCGCTGTTGAATGAAAAAAAAGACAATGATATGTACGACAATGCCAGCTTACCCAAAAAAAATATGCCGGCCGATAGTTCATTGAAAGGATTACGTATAGCTATTGATCCGGGCCATATAGCCAATACCATTAAGCAGGCAAAAATGGAGAAAAAATTCATCGACATGAAGGCCGATCCCAAAACCGGTATAAAACAGGATGTTCAGCTTATTGAAGCGCAGCTGACGTTCGCGACCGCCATGCTTCTCAAAGAGCAGCTTGAAAAAGCAGGCGCTACTGTTATGCTCACACGCAATCAACCGGGCGAAAACGCTTTTGGTGTTTCATTTGAACAATGGATGCAATCTTCACTCAAAGCGGCCATTGATTCCGCAATAGTGAATAAAGATATTACCGAGGAAGAAAAACAACTATTCCTCACCAAAAGTGACACTACCGCTATTTTCCGAAAGCTATTCACCAATCTCGAAACCAAAGAACGTGCAAGAAAAATAAATTCATTTCTTCCTGACTTTACGATCATTATACATTACAACGTAGACGAAAAAAATACCGATTGGAAAAAACCTACCAATAAAAATTTCAACATGACATTTGTCGGAGGCAGCTTTATGAAGGATGAAATGGAGAAACCATTGTTCCGTGCCGAATTTTTGCGTTTCCTTCTTTGTGATGATTTGGAAAAGTCGGTCAACTTCTCTTCTTACTTTATTAAAAGCTTTGAAAAAAACCTGACTGTTCCTACAGCCAAGACCGCCGATGCGGATTATTTAAAACAATATTGTTTGCCGACCGAAAAGCCAGGGGTATTTTGCAGAAATCTGACCTTGACCCGTATGGTTCATGGCACAGTGGTTTACGGCGAAACACTTTACCAGGATAATGCAAAGGAACTATTGCTGCTATCTAAAAATGAAATCACTGTTAACGGAATTCCAACTTCCAAAAGAGTTCAGCAGGTTGCTAATGCCTATTATGAAGCGGTAAGGAATTATGTGAAGAATTCCAGATAA